Proteins encoded together in one Halalkaliarchaeum sp. AArc-CO window:
- a CDS encoding NAD(P)H-dependent oxidoreductase: MTHVVAVSGSLRDASRTRRSLRVVLDGVTDAGGEGELLDLREYALPLLNPEDDFGDDVEAFTESLRAADAIVLGTPMYHGSYSGVLKNAIDHCGFDEFEGKTVGLLAVAGGSFPVTALDHLRSVCRSLNAWVLPHQAAVPRAGSAFEGEQVVDDGLQERLETLGRRTVTYANIEPDPATFESDHNEGA, encoded by the coding sequence ATGACACACGTGGTAGCTGTCTCCGGAAGCCTCCGGGACGCGAGCCGGACCCGTCGCTCGCTGCGGGTCGTACTGGACGGGGTGACCGACGCCGGCGGAGAGGGTGAACTGCTCGACCTCCGGGAGTACGCGCTTCCGCTGCTGAATCCGGAAGACGATTTCGGTGACGACGTCGAGGCGTTCACGGAGTCGCTGCGAGCGGCCGACGCGATCGTGCTCGGAACGCCGATGTACCACGGCTCGTATTCGGGCGTGTTGAAGAACGCGATCGACCACTGCGGCTTCGACGAGTTCGAGGGAAAGACGGTCGGGCTGCTCGCGGTCGCCGGCGGCTCCTTTCCCGTCACTGCGCTGGATCACCTCCGGTCGGTGTGTCGGTCGCTGAACGCCTGGGTGCTCCCACACCAGGCGGCCGTTCCCCGGGCCGGAAGCGCCTTCGAGGGGGAACAGGTCGTCGACGACGGGCTCCAGGAACGCCTCGAGACGCTCGGCCGCCGGACGGTGACGTACGCGAACATCGAACCCGACCCGGCGACGTTCGAGAGCGACCACAACGAGGGGGCCTGA
- a CDS encoding NUDIX hydrolase, with protein MDENDSTGGELAWETIDSEIDYTCPGFDVRRDDVTLPDGTDTDYHYVEESPAVVVLPFTPEGDVVVIEEWRQAVGRVNRGLPAGSVDEKDPDLQATARRELAEETGYEAASLERLTTVEPTNGIANSVHHHFLARGCEPTADRDLDFNETIRVDTTDYDDLLSGVVDGRLRDGRTAMAVLQYELTRR; from the coding sequence GTGGACGAGAACGATTCCACAGGGGGCGAACTGGCCTGGGAGACGATCGACTCCGAGATCGACTACACGTGTCCGGGGTTCGACGTCCGTCGGGACGACGTGACGCTCCCCGACGGAACCGACACCGACTACCACTACGTCGAGGAATCCCCCGCAGTCGTCGTGTTGCCGTTCACCCCCGAAGGGGACGTTGTCGTGATCGAGGAGTGGAGACAGGCGGTCGGTCGGGTGAACCGCGGGCTCCCGGCCGGAAGCGTCGACGAGAAAGATCCCGACCTGCAGGCCACAGCCCGGCGGGAGCTCGCCGAAGAGACCGGCTACGAGGCCGCGTCGCTCGAGCGGCTCACCACGGTCGAGCCGACCAACGGGATCGCCAACTCGGTGCATCACCACTTCCTCGCCCGGGGATGTGAGCCGACGGCCGACCGCGATCTCGACTTCAACGAGACGATCCGTGTCGACACTACAGACTACGACGACCTGCTTTCCGGCGTCGTCGACGGGCGACTCCGGGACGGGAGAACTGCAATGGCAGTATTACAGTACGAGTTGACGCGCCGATGA
- a CDS encoding CPBP family intramembrane glutamic endopeptidase: protein MSTSTAGPSGFVRPAFAIVSGTLIGAFGLALGTVLTLFVATLLFGFGVELTAASLLVLGLIFTQGVGCAGVALAYPRLRPRVAAFLRERVPAFEDAREDFSLPASVPSVREVFLVVGGYVAALGLAFGGAFLLTLLETDAGTNQAAEIGMQNPEVLLFLIPASFLIIGPGEELLFRGVVQGRFREVLGPVAGIALASAIFAGIHIFALTGGTLTGNLLALGVLFFPSLVFGVAYELTDNLVVPSLIHGAYNATLFSILYVVVRFGPEMEEMAAATL, encoded by the coding sequence ATGTCTACCTCCACTGCCGGCCCGTCGGGATTCGTCAGGCCGGCGTTCGCCATCGTCAGCGGTACACTGATCGGTGCGTTCGGCCTCGCGCTCGGTACGGTCCTCACGCTGTTCGTCGCGACCCTGCTTTTCGGTTTCGGCGTCGAACTCACTGCCGCGTCGTTGCTCGTTCTCGGATTGATATTCACTCAGGGCGTTGGCTGTGCCGGCGTCGCGCTGGCGTATCCCCGACTGCGTCCACGGGTCGCGGCGTTTCTCCGCGAGCGAGTGCCGGCGTTCGAGGACGCCCGGGAAGATTTCAGTCTGCCCGCGTCCGTCCCCTCCGTGCGCGAGGTTTTCCTCGTCGTCGGTGGTTACGTGGCGGCGCTCGGGTTGGCATTTGGCGGGGCGTTCCTGTTGACCCTCCTGGAGACGGATGCAGGAACGAACCAGGCGGCAGAGATCGGGATGCAGAACCCGGAGGTGCTGTTGTTTTTGATCCCGGCGTCGTTTTTGATCATCGGACCGGGGGAGGAACTGCTGTTCCGGGGCGTCGTCCAGGGGCGGTTCCGGGAGGTACTCGGTCCCGTTGCCGGAATCGCGCTCGCGAGCGCCATCTTCGCCGGAATCCACATCTTCGCGCTCACAGGTGGCACGCTAACCGGGAACCTCCTCGCGCTCGGCGTGTTGTTCTTCCCGAGCCTCGTCTTCGGGGTCGCCTACGAACTGACCGACAACCTCGTCGTTCCCTCGCTGATCCACGGGGCGTACAACGCCACGCTGTTTTCGATCCTCTACGTCGTCGTCCGGTTCGGGCCGGAAATGGAGGAGATGGCGGCGGCGACGCTGTGA
- the sufD gene encoding Fe-S cluster assembly protein SufD, whose protein sequence is MSTQVTANLSEDVVRQLSEKRDEPDWLLNVRLESLAALEELDLPDVIQTPGRRWTNLEALDFETLVDPLNQSDETVREVEGDAEVLTFLEAIEEHEALVREQFGTVVDPQENYLTALSTALFTTGTVVYVPEGVDAGDVTIRAEMNSRSLFSQTLVITEQSSSVTILESIETGDAALDGHRYFSNLVEVVAGENSYVQYGSLQNVDEETYTYTLKRGDADTYATVNWIEGNVGSRLTRSDVETELNGDGSETKIVGAFFGHEDQHFDVNARVWHKAEHTTADLVTRGVLDDESRSVYEGVQDVGRDAWNTSSYQRENTLMLSDESEADASPKLIIHNHDTEASHSATVGQVDAEELFYMTSRALDATTARNMLVEGFFVPVLEEIEVDAFREDLRELIAARLR, encoded by the coding sequence ATGAGTACACAGGTCACAGCAAATCTCTCGGAGGACGTCGTCCGACAGCTCTCCGAGAAACGAGACGAACCGGATTGGCTTTTGAACGTGCGGCTCGAGTCGCTTGCCGCCCTCGAGGAGCTCGACCTCCCGGATGTCATCCAGACGCCGGGCCGACGGTGGACGAACCTCGAGGCGCTCGACTTCGAGACGCTGGTCGATCCGCTGAATCAGTCCGACGAGACGGTTCGCGAGGTCGAGGGCGACGCGGAGGTACTCACGTTCCTCGAGGCGATCGAGGAACACGAAGCGCTCGTCCGCGAGCAGTTCGGCACCGTCGTGGACCCCCAGGAGAACTACCTGACGGCCCTGTCGACTGCGCTGTTCACGACTGGGACCGTCGTCTACGTTCCCGAAGGCGTCGACGCCGGGGACGTGACCATCCGGGCGGAGATGAACTCCCGGTCGCTGTTCAGCCAGACGCTCGTCATCACCGAGCAGTCGTCCTCCGTCACGATCCTCGAGAGCATCGAGACCGGCGACGCCGCCCTCGACGGCCACCGCTACTTCAGCAATCTGGTGGAGGTCGTCGCTGGCGAGAACAGCTACGTCCAGTACGGCTCGCTTCAGAACGTCGACGAGGAGACGTACACCTACACGCTCAAGCGTGGCGACGCCGACACCTACGCCACGGTAAACTGGATCGAGGGCAACGTCGGCTCCAGGCTCACCCGTTCGGACGTCGAGACCGAACTCAACGGCGACGGCTCCGAGACGAAGATCGTCGGCGCCTTCTTCGGCCACGAGGATCAGCACTTCGACGTCAATGCCCGCGTGTGGCACAAGGCGGAGCACACCACCGCCGACCTCGTCACGCGGGGCGTCCTCGACGACGAATCGCGCTCGGTGTACGAGGGCGTCCAGGACGTCGGTCGCGACGCCTGGAACACCTCCTCCTACCAGCGGGAGAACACGCTGATGCTCTCGGACGAGTCCGAGGCGGACGCGTCCCCGAAGCTGATCATCCACAACCACGACACCGAGGCGAGCCACTCGGCGACGGTCGGCCAGGTCGACGCCGAGGAGCTGTTCTACATGACCTCCCGGGCGCTCGACGCGACGACCGCTCGGAACATGCTCGTCGAGGGCTTTTTCGTCCCGGTGCTCGAGGAGATCGAAGTCGACGCGTTCCGCGAGGACCTCCGAGAACTGATCGCCGCCCGACTGCGCTGA
- the sufB gene encoding Fe-S cluster assembly protein SufB encodes MSSEEHLKETDTEARFEFKKEEKAAFAAEKGLTEETIRVISEDKDEPEWMLQRRLRALEQFKKMPMPTDWPGQPDLSEVDVDKIVPYIRPDVEVRGGVDDWRDLPDEIKDTFDKLGIPEAEKNALSGVGAQYESEIVYQNMQEQWEEKGVIFCNMDEAVQEHEDLVREHFMTKCVPPSDNKFAALHGAIWSGGSFVYVPEGVTVEMPVQAYFRMNSEGMGQFEHTLIIAEEGSEVHYIEGCSAPQYSAFNLHSGGVEVFVGEDAHVQYSTVQNWSKNTYNLNTKRALVEKGGRMEWISGSMGSKATMLYPASILKGRGASDNHITIAFAGEGQDIDTGAKVYHNAPETKSTIESKSVAKDGGRTNYRGLVHIADGAENSSTAVECDALMFDNESTSDTMPYMEINESKVDVAHEATVGKIGDEDVFYLQSRGLDDDDAKQMIVSGFIEPITEELPIEYAVELNRLVELEMEGSLG; translated from the coding sequence ATGAGTTCAGAAGAACATCTCAAGGAGACGGACACAGAGGCCCGCTTCGAGTTCAAAAAAGAGGAGAAGGCGGCCTTCGCAGCCGAGAAGGGGCTCACCGAGGAGACGATCCGCGTCATCTCGGAGGACAAAGACGAGCCCGAGTGGATGCTGCAGCGTCGCCTCCGTGCACTGGAACAGTTCAAGAAGATGCCGATGCCGACCGACTGGCCCGGCCAGCCGGACCTCTCGGAGGTCGACGTCGACAAGATCGTCCCGTACATCCGCCCGGACGTCGAGGTCAGAGGCGGCGTCGACGACTGGCGCGATCTGCCCGACGAGATCAAGGACACCTTCGACAAGCTCGGCATTCCGGAAGCCGAAAAGAACGCCCTCTCGGGCGTCGGCGCGCAGTACGAGTCGGAGATCGTCTACCAGAACATGCAAGAACAGTGGGAGGAGAAGGGGGTCATCTTCTGCAACATGGACGAGGCCGTCCAGGAGCACGAGGACCTCGTGCGCGAGCACTTCATGACGAAGTGCGTCCCACCGAGCGACAACAAGTTCGCCGCGCTCCACGGCGCCATCTGGTCTGGCGGCTCGTTCGTGTACGTTCCGGAGGGCGTCACCGTCGAGATGCCCGTCCAGGCGTACTTCCGGATGAACTCCGAGGGGATGGGACAGTTCGAGCACACGCTCATCATCGCCGAGGAGGGCTCTGAAGTCCACTACATCGAGGGCTGTTCCGCGCCGCAGTACTCGGCGTTTAACCTCCACTCCGGCGGCGTCGAGGTGTTCGTCGGGGAGGACGCCCACGTCCAGTACTCGACCGTCCAGAACTGGTCGAAGAACACCTACAACCTCAACACCAAGCGCGCACTCGTCGAGAAGGGCGGCCGCATGGAGTGGATCTCCGGCTCGATGGGATCGAAGGCGACGATGCTGTACCCCGCGTCGATCCTGAAGGGACGGGGCGCAAGCGACAACCACATCACGATCGCGTTCGCCGGCGAGGGGCAGGACATCGACACCGGTGCAAAGGTGTACCACAACGCCCCCGAGACGAAGTCGACGATCGAGTCGAAGTCCGTCGCCAAGGACGGCGGCCGCACGAACTACCGCGGCCTGGTCCACATCGCCGATGGCGCCGAAAACTCTTCGACAGCCGTCGAGTGTGACGCGCTGATGTTCGACAACGAGTCGACGTCGGACACGATGCCGTACATGGAGATCAACGAGTCGAAGGTCGACGTCGCCCACGAGGCGACCGTCGGGAAGATCGGCGACGAGGACGTCTTCTATCTCCAGTCGCGCGGCCTCGACGACGACGACGCGAAACAAATGATCGTCTCGGGATTCATCGAGCCGATCACGGAGGAACTGCCCATCGAGTACGCCGTCGAGCTCAACCGGCTCGTCGAACTGGAGATGGAGGGTAGCCTCGGGTAA
- a CDS encoding ABC transporter ATP-binding protein, producing the protein MATLTISNLHAEVAQEEGEKILRGVDLEVSSGEIHALMGPNGSGKSTLAKVIAGHPAYEVTEGSIALELTDEDLSDIEAELDEDDYTWELLDLEPNERAALGIFLGFQYPVEIEGVTMTNFLRQALNAKLEEREELFEGEDDEEEDTEDETGYDTSPMEGPADDGDVSVAEFQQLLQEKMELLDMDSKFAQRYLNAGFSGGEKKQNEVLQAALLEPAIAVLDEIDSGLDIDRLQDVSNGINALRDEQGSGILQITHYQRILEYVEPDYVHVMLDGKIAKSGGAELAHELEDEGYDWVREELQGAA; encoded by the coding sequence ATGGCAACGCTTACTATTTCGAACCTCCACGCCGAAGTCGCACAGGAAGAGGGTGAGAAAATCCTCCGGGGCGTCGATCTGGAAGTCAGTTCCGGGGAGATCCACGCGCTGATGGGGCCGAACGGCTCCGGGAAGTCGACGCTGGCGAAGGTCATCGCCGGCCATCCTGCCTACGAAGTAACCGAGGGATCGATCGCCCTCGAACTGACTGACGAGGACCTCTCGGACATCGAGGCGGAGCTCGACGAGGACGACTACACCTGGGAACTGCTCGACCTGGAACCCAACGAACGAGCAGCACTCGGGATCTTCCTCGGGTTCCAGTACCCCGTCGAGATCGAGGGCGTCACGATGACGAACTTCCTCCGGCAGGCACTCAACGCCAAACTCGAGGAGCGCGAGGAGCTGTTCGAAGGTGAAGACGACGAAGAAGAGGACACAGAAGACGAGACGGGCTACGACACCTCCCCGATGGAAGGGCCTGCCGACGACGGTGACGTCAGCGTCGCCGAGTTCCAGCAGTTGCTCCAGGAGAAAATGGAGCTTCTGGACATGGACTCGAAGTTCGCTCAGCGGTACCTCAACGCCGGCTTCTCGGGCGGCGAGAAGAAGCAAAACGAGGTGCTGCAGGCGGCACTCCTGGAACCGGCGATCGCGGTGCTCGACGAGATCGACTCCGGGCTCGACATCGACCGACTCCAGGACGTCTCGAACGGGATCAACGCGCTGCGGGACGAACAGGGCAGCGGGATCCTCCAGATCACCCACTACCAGCGCATCCTCGAGTACGTCGAACCCGACTACGTCCACGTCATGCTCGACGGGAAGATCGCCAAAAGCGGCGGGGCGGAGCTGGCCCACGAGCTCGAAGACGAAGGGTACGACTGGGTCCGCGAGGAACTCCAGGGCGCTGCGTAA
- a CDS encoding DNA polymerase domain-containing protein: MDQTGLSDFSPDAEGASTDSADDSAPDSATEDGRPDAEAIAVAGDVTHVSDVVDLEEARFPDSEGVLELLVTQIDYTVERNGREEYPVVHVFGRTEDNEAEHVRVLGIEPYFYVPTADLEEDLTESYDVVVTTRETDREGEPFESIRGEKLTKVITRTPRDVGNIRDDFETTFEADILFPNRFLIDNGISGGIRVEERRLEDGRLQVHEGHLEPTEVDADLRVHMMDIEVDDRSGFPEDGEEPIVCLTSHDSYRDEYVAWLFDAPDGDAPLPTTLDGYEPLRDEVDVRVETFDEEESMLDAYLTYVSETDADLISGWNVEDFDAAYLLDRLERLDPNTDLDLSIERLSRIGEVWRSGWGGPDVKGRVVFDLLYAYKRTQFTELESYRLDAVGELELDVGKERYPGDIGDLWEQDPERLLEYNLRDVELCVEIDRKQDVIAFWEEARKVVGCKLEDAPTPGDAVDMYVLHKAHGTFALPSKGQQESEDFEGGAVFEPVTGVREMVTVLDLKSLYPMCMTTINAGPETKVDPDAYGGETYVAPNGTHFRKEPDGMMREMIDELLEEREEKKALRNEHDPGSNAYEQYDRQQGAVKVIMNCFTPDTEVLTPAGIQGITDLDVGDEVYSLDPETLEMEVKEVEETHEYPDYRGELVDIETEKIDCRVTPNHRMLVRKNETNGISEERYRFVEAGDLDRATNYELPHDWSGPDGERIERVDLTELVDGEHEVWVRPEVHGQTFTDELGWTPRRVPKADVGETGYVFDADEFEADREYVESICEYSYVHAESGRKWIPRTYDGDDFLELLAWYVSEGNVYTSTEKVFDDAVRGSATTVKIAQDAVADGGTLDVGDDDGTLIDGSTHATIGRLLDRMKIDYYVNDRSYQFTSKLLGEWLREHCGDGSADKRVPEFVFGASTDQKRRFLETLIDGDGDRQVESWRYTTASEQLRDDVLRLCAHLGITANYRHDGNVWRIYANERAKNTLRMHRSSERTEAEDGVYCVTVADNHTLLAGRNGKFQFVGQSLYGVTGWDRFRLYDKEGAAAVTATGREVISFTEEAAAELDREVTYGDSVTGDRPVVVRDPDGIVRILRIEELFANAIETEAADVVVTADGGVVASNAAGKDRRPLEGWEALSLSAEMEPEWQTIRQVIRHEADKPVVNLQHKFGESTTTRDHSFVVDEGGELVEATPEEVEEPLRIPGLPDIETVETIDVYEVLNGYTREYEDGRSVGSENAETKVKRVHADDETVWFGHKHHPDIDRAITVQRYVDLDSPDGKALIRLLAAYVTEGSASTIETTDSKFGASIAESRREWLEGLKRDYERLFDGATAGIVASDSTDERTIEYDTDTGQQTVTYDDATYKLQMMNELSAVFFREFAGQRSRGKQLPGFVFNLPADLQELFLEVLVEGDGSRSFPRYSEEYAERNFDFETTSRELAAGLSTLLTQRGEKHSLKYRQNKGSYTIRTCDFYRQGRDPVVSEVDHDGYVYDLSVAENENFVDAVGGIVLHNTDSVMLELGQDVSKSEAIDVSFEIENHINGRYDDFAREELNAESHRFQIEFEKLYRRFFQAGKKKRYAGHIVWKEGKDVDDVDITGFEYKRSDIAPITKEVQREVIERIVTGDDLEADLEGVKTYLSEVIDDVLAGELSPDEVAIPGGIGKRLDAYETDTAQVRGAKYANLMLGTNFDRGSKPKRLYLEKVHPDFWQRMEDELGLDPQADPLYGEFKRDPDVICFEYADQIPEEFEIDWEKMLDKTLKGPIERVIEALGMSWEEIKTGQQQTGLGNFM; the protein is encoded by the coding sequence ATGGATCAGACGGGGCTTTCCGACTTCTCTCCGGACGCCGAGGGGGCATCCACCGATTCGGCGGACGACTCGGCGCCCGATTCGGCGACCGAGGATGGGCGACCCGACGCGGAGGCGATCGCCGTCGCGGGCGACGTCACACACGTGAGCGATGTCGTCGACCTCGAAGAGGCGCGTTTTCCGGATTCGGAGGGCGTCCTCGAGCTGCTCGTTACCCAGATCGACTACACCGTCGAACGGAACGGCCGTGAAGAGTATCCAGTCGTCCACGTCTTCGGCCGGACCGAAGACAACGAGGCCGAACACGTCCGGGTGCTCGGCATCGAGCCGTACTTCTACGTCCCAACCGCCGACCTGGAGGAGGATCTCACGGAATCGTACGACGTCGTCGTGACGACCCGCGAAACCGACCGCGAGGGGGAGCCGTTCGAGAGCATCCGGGGGGAGAAGCTGACGAAAGTCATCACTCGGACGCCCCGGGACGTCGGCAACATCCGGGACGACTTCGAGACGACGTTCGAGGCGGACATCCTGTTTCCCAACAGGTTCCTGATCGACAACGGGATCTCCGGCGGGATCCGGGTGGAGGAGCGCCGGCTCGAGGACGGCCGGCTACAGGTCCACGAGGGACACCTCGAACCGACCGAGGTCGACGCCGACCTCCGGGTACACATGATGGACATCGAGGTCGACGACCGGTCGGGATTCCCCGAGGACGGCGAGGAGCCGATCGTCTGTCTCACGAGCCACGACTCCTACCGCGACGAGTACGTCGCCTGGCTGTTCGACGCGCCCGACGGCGACGCCCCGCTACCGACGACGCTTGACGGCTACGAGCCCCTCCGCGACGAGGTTGACGTCCGGGTGGAAACGTTCGACGAGGAGGAGTCGATGCTCGACGCCTATCTGACGTACGTCTCCGAAACCGACGCAGACCTCATCTCGGGGTGGAACGTCGAGGACTTCGACGCCGCATACCTCCTCGACCGCCTCGAGCGGCTCGATCCGAACACCGACCTCGATCTCTCGATCGAGCGGCTCTCGCGGATCGGCGAGGTGTGGCGCTCCGGGTGGGGTGGCCCGGACGTCAAGGGACGGGTCGTCTTCGACCTGCTGTACGCCTACAAGCGCACGCAGTTTACGGAGCTGGAGTCGTACCGGCTCGACGCTGTCGGCGAACTCGAACTCGACGTCGGCAAGGAGCGATATCCCGGCGACATCGGCGACCTCTGGGAGCAGGATCCCGAACGCCTGCTGGAGTACAACCTCCGGGACGTCGAGTTGTGCGTCGAGATCGACCGCAAGCAGGACGTGATCGCCTTCTGGGAGGAGGCGCGAAAGGTCGTCGGCTGCAAGCTGGAGGACGCCCCTACCCCCGGCGATGCGGTCGACATGTACGTGCTCCACAAGGCCCACGGGACGTTCGCGCTCCCCTCGAAGGGACAACAGGAGTCCGAGGACTTCGAGGGCGGGGCCGTCTTCGAGCCAGTTACTGGTGTCAGAGAAATGGTAACTGTGCTAGACCTCAAAAGCCTCTATCCGATGTGCATGACAACAATTAACGCGGGGCCGGAGACGAAGGTCGATCCCGACGCCTACGGGGGTGAGACGTACGTCGCCCCCAACGGGACCCACTTCCGGAAGGAGCCAGACGGGATGATGCGCGAGATGATCGACGAGCTGCTCGAAGAGCGCGAGGAGAAGAAGGCGCTGCGCAACGAACACGATCCGGGAAGCAACGCCTACGAGCAGTACGACCGGCAGCAGGGAGCTGTCAAGGTTATTATGAACTGCTTCACGCCGGACACGGAGGTCCTGACGCCCGCGGGGATCCAGGGGATCACCGATCTCGACGTCGGCGACGAGGTGTACTCGCTCGATCCCGAGACGCTCGAGATGGAGGTCAAGGAGGTCGAGGAGACCCACGAGTACCCCGACTATCGGGGAGAACTCGTCGATATCGAGACCGAGAAAATCGACTGCCGGGTGACGCCGAACCACCGAATGCTCGTTCGGAAGAACGAGACAAACGGGATCTCCGAGGAGAGATACCGATTCGTCGAGGCCGGTGACCTCGATCGCGCCACGAACTACGAACTCCCCCACGACTGGTCCGGACCGGACGGGGAACGCATCGAACGGGTGGACCTCACGGAACTCGTCGACGGGGAGCACGAGGTATGGGTCCGGCCGGAAGTTCACGGCCAGACGTTCACCGACGAACTCGGCTGGACGCCCCGGCGGGTCCCGAAAGCTGACGTCGGCGAGACGGGATACGTATTCGACGCCGACGAATTCGAGGCCGACCGCGAGTACGTCGAGTCGATCTGCGAGTACAGTTACGTCCACGCCGAATCCGGGCGGAAGTGGATCCCGCGGACGTACGACGGCGACGACTTCCTCGAACTGCTCGCGTGGTACGTCTCCGAGGGGAACGTGTACACCAGTACGGAGAAGGTCTTCGACGACGCTGTCCGGGGATCCGCGACCACCGTAAAAATCGCCCAGGACGCCGTCGCAGACGGCGGAACGCTCGACGTCGGCGACGACGACGGAACGCTCATCGACGGGTCGACGCACGCGACCATCGGTCGACTGCTCGATCGCATGAAGATCGACTACTACGTGAACGATCGGTCCTACCAGTTCACGTCGAAGCTCCTCGGTGAGTGGCTTCGGGAGCACTGTGGAGACGGGAGCGCCGACAAGCGGGTGCCGGAGTTCGTCTTCGGGGCGTCGACGGACCAGAAGCGGCGCTTCCTCGAGACTCTGATCGACGGTGATGGAGACCGACAGGTCGAGAGTTGGCGGTATACCACCGCGAGCGAGCAGCTGCGCGATGACGTACTTCGGCTGTGTGCACACCTGGGAATCACGGCGAATTACCGCCACGACGGGAACGTCTGGCGGATTTACGCGAACGAGAGGGCGAAGAACACCCTCCGGATGCACCGCAGTTCCGAACGAACCGAGGCCGAAGACGGCGTCTACTGCGTCACCGTCGCGGACAACCACACGTTGCTTGCAGGTCGGAACGGGAAGTTCCAGTTCGTTGGGCAATCGCTCTATGGAGTTACGGGGTGGGACCGTTTTCGCCTCTACGACAAGGAGGGCGCTGCTGCCGTAACCGCAACAGGGCGCGAGGTCATATCCTTCACCGAGGAGGCCGCCGCCGAACTCGACAGAGAAGTCACCTACGGCGACAGCGTGACGGGCGATCGCCCGGTCGTGGTGCGGGATCCGGACGGGATCGTTCGGATACTCCGGATCGAAGAGCTGTTCGCGAACGCCATCGAAACGGAAGCGGCGGACGTCGTCGTCACCGCCGACGGCGGCGTCGTCGCCTCGAACGCGGCCGGAAAGGACAGGCGCCCTCTCGAGGGGTGGGAGGCGCTGTCGCTGTCGGCGGAGATGGAACCCGAGTGGCAGACGATCCGGCAGGTGATCCGACACGAAGCCGACAAACCCGTCGTCAACCTCCAGCACAAGTTCGGCGAATCGACGACGACACGGGACCACTCTTTCGTCGTCGACGAGGGCGGGGAACTCGTCGAAGCAACGCCCGAGGAAGTCGAGGAACCGCTCCGGATTCCCGGACTCCCCGACATCGAAACAGTCGAGACGATCGACGTTTACGAAGTGTTGAACGGGTACACGCGGGAGTACGAGGACGGTCGGAGCGTCGGCAGCGAGAACGCCGAAACGAAGGTCAAACGCGTTCACGCCGACGATGAGACGGTCTGGTTCGGACACAAACACCACCCCGACATCGACAGGGCGATCACCGTACAGCGGTACGTCGATCTCGACTCTCCCGACGGGAAGGCGCTGATCCGACTGCTCGCAGCTTACGTCACCGAGGGTAGCGCCTCGACGATCGAAACCACCGATTCGAAGTTCGGGGCGAGTATCGCCGAATCGAGACGCGAGTGGCTGGAGGGACTCAAACGGGACTACGAACGGCTGTTCGACGGTGCGACTGCGGGAATCGTCGCGTCGGACTCCACCGACGAACGGACGATCGAGTACGATACCGATACAGGGCAACAGACCGTCACGTACGACGACGCGACGTACAAGCTCCAGATGATGAACGAACTCTCGGCAGTCTTCTTCAGAGAGTTCGCAGGACAGCGGTCCCGTGGCAAACAGCTCCCTGGATTCGTGTTCAATCTCCCGGCCGACCTCCAGGAGTTGTTCCTCGAGGTCCTCGTCGAGGGGGACGGTTCGCGGTCGTTCCCACGGTACAGCGAGGAGTACGCCGAGCGCAACTTCGACTTCGAGACGACGAGTCGCGAACTGGCAGCTGGCCTCTCGACGCTCCTCACGCAGCGCGGCGAGAAACACTCGCTGAAGTACCGACAGAACAAGGGAAGCTACACGATCCGGACGTGTGACTTCTACCGACAGGGGCGGGATCCGGTCGTCTCGGAGGTCGACCACGACGGGTACGTGTACGACCTCAGCGTCGCCGAGAACGAAAACTTCGTGGACGCCGTCGGTGGGATAGTGCTTCACAACACCGACAGCGTCATGTTAGAACTCGGACAGGACGTTTCCAAGTCGGAAGCCATCGACGTCTCCTTCGAGATCGAGAACCACATCAACGGGCGATACGACGACTTCGCGAGAGAGGAGCTAAACGCCGAGTCCCACCGGTTCCAGATCGAGTTCGAGAAACTGTATCGCCGGTTCTTCCAGGCGGGCAAGAAGAAGCGATACGCGGGCCATATCGTCTGGAAGGAGGGCAAGGACGTCGACGACGTCGACATCACCGGCTTCGAGTACAAACGATCGGACATCGCGCCGATCACGAAGGAGGTACAGCGAGAGGTCATCGAGCGAATCGTCACCGGCGACGACCTCGAGGCCGACCTGGAGGGGGTGAAGACGTACCTCAGCGAGGTGATCGACGACGTCCTGGCGGGCGAGCTCTCCCCCGACGAGGTCGCCATCCCGGGTGGGATCGGCAAGCGACTCGACGCCTACGAGACCGACACCGCACAGGTCCGTGGGGCGAAGTACGCCAACCTCATGCTCGGGACGAACTTCGATCGCGGCTCGAAGCCAAAGCGGCTGTACCTGGAGAAGGTCCACCCCGACTTCTGGCAGCGCATGGAGGACGAACTCGGGCTCGACCCGCAAGCGGATCCGCTGTACGGCGAGTTCAAGCGGGATCCCGACGTAATCTGCTTCGAGTACGCGGATCAGATCCCCGAGGAGTTCGAAATCGACTGGGAGAAGATGCTCGATAAGACCCTCAAAGGACCCATCGAGCGCGTGATCGAAGCCCTGGGAATGTCCTGGGAGGAGATCAAGACCGGGCAACAACAGACTGGACTCGGCAACTTCATGTGA